A single Longimicrobium sp. DNA region contains:
- a CDS encoding type II CAAX prenyl endopeptidase Rce1 family protein, translating into GLLALLVWMGFRRTPAAAVAVIVSAFIFSAFHYIGPYAYPLELGSFTFRLLAGVAFSALYVWRGFGIAAWTHALYDVFLVIAGQG; encoded by the coding sequence GGGCTGCTGGCGCTGCTGGTGTGGATGGGTTTCCGCCGCACCCCCGCGGCGGCCGTTGCGGTAATCGTCTCCGCCTTCATCTTCTCCGCCTTCCACTACATCGGGCCGTACGCGTATCCGCTGGAACTGGGCAGCTTTACCTTCCGCCTGCTGGCGGGGGTGGCGTTCAGCGCATTGTACGTGTGGCGCGGCTTCGGGATCGCCGCGTGGACGCATGCGCTGTACGACGTGTTCCTGGTGATCGCCGGCCAGGGGTAA